One Actinomycetota bacterium genomic region harbors:
- a CDS encoding DUF5615 family PIN-like protein → MKLLADEGGEARIVERLRFEGHDVEYVAELAPGTTDDDVLDRANAGQCVLVTVDKAAMVASAVRDHGDQLFGAFTVVSHDMVRIRPPL, encoded by the coding sequence GTGAAGCTTCTCGCCGACGAGGGAGGCGAAGCGCGGATCGTCGAACGACTCAGGTTCGAGGGCCACGATGTCGAGTACGTCGCGGAACTCGCTCCCGGGACTACGGACGACGATGTTCTCGACCGCGCCAACGCCGGGCAATGCGTTCTCGTTACGGTCGACAAGGCCGCGATGGTCGCGAGCGCCGTTCGAGACCACGGGGACCAGCTGTTCGGTGCGTTTACGGTCGTGTCGCACGACATGGTCCGCATTCGGCCGCCGCTGTAA
- a CDS encoding DUF433 domain-containing protein has protein sequence MAAQRIVSEPGIMMGKPVVEGTRITVEAILEDIGAGETIEQVLKAHPRLTREGVLAAVRFGAEALRADVAYPTPKSVA, from the coding sequence ATGGCCGCACAACGCATCGTGTCCGAGCCAGGAATCATGATGGGCAAGCCCGTCGTCGAGGGCACTCGCATCACGGTTGAAGCCATCCTCGAGGACATCGGCGCCGGTGAGACCATCGAGCAGGTACTGAAGGCTCATCCGCGGCTTACACGCGAGGGCGTACTGGCTGCCGTGCGATTCGGTGCTGAGGCGCTACGCGCCGATGTCGCATATCCGACCCCCAAGTCCGTGGCGTGA